In Prochlorococcus marinus XMU1406, the genomic stretch AATTACTCTGGTCCATTTTTTGTCCCAATTAGAACTAGCTTTAATAGTTGTATTATCTAAATCTGGCCCGATAAAACCTAAGGGAAAATTAATTAAATTTTTTTCGATAGTATTTTTATCTTCAATCTTTTTAAGATTAAGGAGATTAAACTTATGAAGTTTATTTATTAAGTTAAAAAGCTTTACTTCATTAATGTGTTGATCGCCTCTTATGCATGCAAGAATTGGGAACTCAAATTTACCTTCGAACTGTGCAAGGAACACTACTACTTTAATAATCTGACTAGGGTCTAAATTATTATTATCGCAAACTTCGAGGATTGTTTTCTGTTGAGGTGTTTCCAACCACTCTGCAATATTGTCTTTTAGTGGAATAGGTTGAGAGGGTAGAGAAATAGCTTTTTCAATATTTGCAGCATAAGAACCACTTTGAGTAAACAAAATGGAATCTTCCCCAGCATCAGCAGTGACCATGAATTCTTTAGAGGAGGCACCTCCAATTGCTCCACTATCAGCTTCAACTCCTACTGTCTGCAGTCCACAAGATTTAAAAATATTTTCATAAGCATTGCCCACCTTCTCATAGAAAGAAGTTAAATCGTTTGCTGAAGAATGAAAAGAATAACCATCTTTCATTATAAATTCCCTACTTCTCATCAATCCAAACCTTGGCCTTATTTCATCTCTAAATTTTGTCTGAATTTGATAAAAACATTGAGGTAATTGCTTATAAGAGTTGATTGTCTCGGATGCAATACTTGTGATCACCTCTTCGTGAGTTGGAGCCAAACCAAATTCTTTACCTTGCCTATCTTTGAGATTAAACATTATTCCTTCCCCTGCAGTATATCCTTCCCACCTTTCACTTTTTTTCCATAAATCTGCAGGATGCAGTTGGGGTAATAGTAATTTTGTGCAGCCAATACTATTAAGTTCTCTCTCTATTATTGCGGATATTTTTTCAATGACTCTTAGCATTATGGGCATGTATGCATAAATACCGCTGTTAACTCTGCGAATATACCCAGCTTTTAAAAGTAATTGATGTGAAATAATCTCAGCTTCAGAAGGTGTGTCACGAAGTGTCCCCAGAGGAAATGAGGTTGTCACGCGCATACAAAAAAATCCTTAATAATATTTAATTTTATCAATTAAGAGGAAAAAAGAATTTAAAGTGTCTTGAGTCCCTCAACGCGGCTAGTCTAAAAATATTCTTTCTGCTAACTTCTTCAGTAATGAAGTTCAAATTCTTTTAAAAATTCATTATTACTAAAACATTTTCTTAAGTTTATGGAAAATATAGATTCCAATATTTCTAGCGAAGAGGAATTAGTAGGTATTGATGAAGTTCAAAAATTCCTAAACAGATCAAGAGCTTCTGTCTATAGGTATACAAATACAGATTTAAGAAATCTAAACCCAAGCTTTAATCCAAGAAAATTAAATCCCGAATTTAGAACTGATCAAAAAGATCCTTTAAAATTCCATCCTAATGAAGTAGCAAGATTTGCAAAAGATATTTTAAGAATTAAGGAAGTTACTGTAGAGGTCTTTAATACGCCTTCTTCGGCTGCTCAAAATATACTAGTACAAATATTAGACGAACTAAAATCTATTAGGTCTTTGCTAGAAAAGAGCAATTAAAAAGTTCCCAATCAATGTTTTGATTTATTGACATTTTGAATGTAGGATAATTATGTTTAATTATCTCCTTAATCTTTTCCAATTAAGAGTTCTTGAGTTACACGAAATCAAAGCAGTTTATTCAAAGTAAATCAAGCGAAGAATCTTCTCTTGATTCTGCTCGAAGTGATTTTGAAAGAGATGATGATGACCCCTTAAGTATAAGGAGTTTATCAATAACATCTTTAGGTATTATTTTTGCCTTTTTGACAATTTTATTACCTTCAATAAGCATTTTAATTGGTAGACCTTTATCCCAAGGAAATGAGATAATTCATAATCACGATTTTAAAAAGGATGGACCTTAGTTCAATACCTCCATCTCCAATGAAGGGAATAGTAAATATTGTTGTTGAAATACCTGCAGGTAGTAGGAATAAATATGAATATTGCTCTGATGCAGGAATAATGGCCTTAGACAGAGTTTTGCATTCTTCAGTGAGGTATCCTTTTGATTATGGTTTTATCCCAAATACTCTTGCTGATGATGGAGCTCCTCTTGATGCAATGGTGATAATGGATGAGCCTACTTTTGCTGGTTGTCTAATTAAGGCTAGACCTATTGGAGTTTTGGATATGCATGATTGTGGTGCATATGATGGAAAACTTTTATGTGTGCCTATGGCTAACCCTAGGCAGGCTAATATAGTGAGTATTAATCAAATTGCTCCTAATCAGCTTGAGGATGTTGCTGAATTTTTTAGAACTAGTAAAGGACTTGATGGAAGAACAATTCAAATTAATGGTTGGAGAGATTTTGATGTGGTTGAAAATTTATTGAAAAGTTGTATACCCCTAAAAAAGAAAAAATTTAAAGTACTCAAGAAGTCAAATATTAGTAAATTAAATTGAAAAAAATAATTTTTTATAGTTATTTAAAATGCTCTACATGCCGCAAAGCTTCAAAGTGGCTTGAAAGCAAAGATTTCGAATTCCAATTAATTGATATTGTAAAAAAACCACCACTTGTTAATTATTTAAATCTAGCCTTAGAAGAATACTCTTATGATAAGAAAAGGATTTTTAATACAAGGGGTAAAGCCTTTAAAAATCTTAATCATGATATTGATTATTTATCAAGGGAAGAAATTATTCAACTCCTTTTAAGTGACGGCAAATTAATAAAAAGACCATTTTTGATTTACGAAGGGAAAAAAGTAATATTAGGTTTTAACGAAATTGAATATGCCAAAAAACTTATATAAGTTTCAAAAAACAAGACTATATTAATTTTATGTCTACTTCTATTAAAAGTTTTTTAAAAGAATGGGGTCTACTAATTCTATTAACTTTTTTTGTTTCTTCTTGTAGATCATTTCTCGCAGAACCACGTTATATCCCTTCTGGTTCCATGCTCCCAGAATTGAAAATAAATGATAGGTTAATTATTGAAAAATTTTCGTTAAGAAACTCTTTACCAAAAAGAGGAGATATTGTTGTTTTTAACTCACCTTACTCCTTCGACAAAAAATTAATTTCATCAAGATCTAAGCCTTTACCAAAAAAAAGTTATTGTTTTTTTATGAGTTTTCCTCCAATATCTTTTATTCCTGGCTTGAGGGATCAAGCTTGCGATGCTTATATTAAAAGAGTGGTGGCACTCCCAGGGGAAATTGTAAGTGTAAACACTAAGGGTGAATTAATAATAAATAATAAATTAATCTCTGAACCTTATCTCTCTTATAAGTGCTCATTATCCCTCTTTAACAATTGTGGTAAATTTGAAAATATTAGAGTTCCAGAAGATCATTTTTTAGTTTTAGGCGATAATAGGGCAAATAGCTGGGATGGAAGATATTGGCCTGGAAGTAAATTTCTTCATAAAAAGGAGATAATTGGTAGAGCATATTTCAGGTTTTGGCCTCTTAGTCAAGTTGGCTTTTTTAATAAATAAAACCTTTTTCTGACTCTGACGTTATTAAGATAGATTTTCAAAAAGGGTTTTAATTTAAAGTGCTCCTGAAGCAGTTGAATCAATTATTCCACCTAGGTGGGTGGTAATGTTTAGAGCGCTAATCACAGGGGTCTTTTGGGGATCATTAAAAAGGTCAATTATAGTTATGCCACCATTGCCTTGTTTTATCATCCAAATATTTGAATAATTAATCCCAAGGATGTTGCAAATTAGAGTTTT encodes the following:
- a CDS encoding resolvase, producing MENIDSNISSEEELVGIDEVQKFLNRSRASVYRYTNTDLRNLNPSFNPRKLNPEFRTDQKDPLKFHPNEVARFAKDILRIKEVTVEVFNTPSSAAQNILVQILDELKSIRSLLEKSN
- a CDS encoding proline--tRNA ligase; this translates as MRVTTSFPLGTLRDTPSEAEIISHQLLLKAGYIRRVNSGIYAYMPIMLRVIEKISAIIERELNSIGCTKLLLPQLHPADLWKKSERWEGYTAGEGIMFNLKDRQGKEFGLAPTHEEVITSIASETINSYKQLPQCFYQIQTKFRDEIRPRFGLMRSREFIMKDGYSFHSSANDLTSFYEKVGNAYENIFKSCGLQTVGVEADSGAIGGASSKEFMVTADAGEDSILFTQSGSYAANIEKAISLPSQPIPLKDNIAEWLETPQQKTILEVCDNNNLDPSQIIKVVVFLAQFEGKFEFPILACIRGDQHINEVKLFNLINKLHKFNLLNLKKIEDKNTIEKNLINFPLGFIGPDLDNTTIKASSNWDKKWTRVIDCSASSLSRFVSGGNKVNFHKVFQEFSFASKDYLIGDIRNAKKGDKISIDNNEELKEKKGIEIGHIFQLGQKYSEKLNAKFSDKDGQLKNLWMGCYGIGVTRIAQAAIEQNHDQKGICWPIQISPFEVVIIPTNLKDPFQSDLTEQIYNNFLINKIDVLLDDRNDRAGVKFKDAELIGIPFQIIIGRDSVNKEVELLCRTNNTKFKISTDKLLETFISESEIMYNGKS
- a CDS encoding inorganic diphosphatase, with the protein product MDLSSIPPSPMKGIVNIVVEIPAGSRNKYEYCSDAGIMALDRVLHSSVRYPFDYGFIPNTLADDGAPLDAMVIMDEPTFAGCLIKARPIGVLDMHDCGAYDGKLLCVPMANPRQANIVSINQIAPNQLEDVAEFFRTSKGLDGRTIQINGWRDFDVVENLLKSCIPLKKKKFKVLKKSNISKLN
- the lepB gene encoding signal peptidase I, encoding MSTSIKSFLKEWGLLILLTFFVSSCRSFLAEPRYIPSGSMLPELKINDRLIIEKFSLRNSLPKRGDIVVFNSPYSFDKKLISSRSKPLPKKSYCFFMSFPPISFIPGLRDQACDAYIKRVVALPGEIVSVNTKGELIINNKLISEPYLSYKCSLSLFNNCGKFENIRVPEDHFLVLGDNRANSWDGRYWPGSKFLHKKEIIGRAYFRFWPLSQVGFFNK
- a CDS encoding Spx/MgsR family RNA polymerase-binding regulatory protein, which codes for MKKIIFYSYLKCSTCRKASKWLESKDFEFQLIDIVKKPPLVNYLNLALEEYSYDKKRIFNTRGKAFKNLNHDIDYLSREEIIQLLLSDGKLIKRPFLIYEGKKVILGFNEIEYAKKLI